CCGTCGCCTCGGTGGTCGGGATCGACCAGTTCGCTCCGTCGGGAGCGACGGACACCGCCGGCTGCTTGACGATCGACCACTTCGGCGCCGACGCGATGCGGTCCTCCACGGGGTAGCCGAACGGGCACGCCGTCGGCAGCAGCACCTCCTGCGTCGCGCACGACGTGAGGAACTCGTCGACCTTCTGCTGCACGACGGCGATGAACTGCTCGGTCGGCTCGGCCTGCACGCTCACCTTCGTCGACTTCAGCGGGCTGTCGGAGAGCACCGCGACGCCGGGCGTCGACGAGATCGCCGTGTCGACCGACACGGAGTAGACGCCCGGCGAGAAGACGAGCAGGGGGAGCGGTGCGGCGGGATCGGCGTCGGCGCCGTCGACCGACACCTGGCGCTTGTCGACGGTGAAGCCGTTGACGTCGAACTTCATCGATCCGAGCACCTCGAGGTCGACGACGGCGAGCGGGCTGCGCGCGAAGCGCCACGTCGGGACGACGCCGAGCGTGCCGTCGCGTTCGACCTCGAACGTCGTACGTCCGGGGTAGGGGCCGGCCTTGTACTCGACGGTCACGGCCGTCGTGTCGCCGTCGCTCGTCTCGGAGACGACCTCGACGTCGGTGAGCTTCGCGAGCGCGGCGCCGCGCAGCAGCGCCTCGGACGACTGCGCCGGAAGGCCCGCGGCCTCGAGCTCCGCGGAGTCGACCGCGACGCCGGGCACGGCCAGCGCGTCGGCTGCGCGGGCCTGCGCCAGCAGCCCGAGATAGCGCTCGACGAAGGCGCTCGGGCTGTAGAACTCGCGGTAGAGCGCGGCGCCGCCGGCGGCGAGTGCGCCGGCCAGCACCACCCCGACCACCGCCAGGAGCGTCAGGTCGAGCGCCAGCGGGGGCGCGGCGGCGGGGCTTCGGAAGAGCGGGATCCGGGATGCCGGGGGCCGGGGCATCCGTCGCCTGGAGGGGCGGAGCGGACGGCGTCGCCGCCGCGGCGGCTGGGCTCGCAGACGCCGCCGAAGGCACTCGCGCGCCTTCGGGGCTGGTCTCGACGGCCCCCCGATCCACGGATCCAGTGTAGAAAAGCGCGCCCGAAAGACTTCTGTGCGGTCACACCGGCGGGGTGGCCGTGCACAGGGCGACCGAGTAAGGGGCATCCGGTCGTTACCATGAATCGGTGATCGCGCCGCCTCTCTCACGCGAACAGGAGGCGCTGTTCCGGCTCATCGAGGACACCCGTGAGCATGTCTTCGTCACGGGGCGGGCCGGCACGGGCAAGTCGACCCTGCTGCAGCACCTCGCGTGGAACACGTCGAAGCAGATCGCGGTGTGCGCGCCCACGGGGGTCGCGGCGCTCAACGTCGAGGGGCAGACGATCCACTCGTTGTTCAAGCTGCCGCTCGGGATCATCGGATCGACCGACGAGCCGCAGTCCGACGCGACGCGCAAGCTGCTCAACGCGATCGACACCCTCGTCATCGACGAGATCTCGATGGTCAACGCCGATCTCATGGATGCGATCGACCGCGCGCTGCGCATGGCCCGCGGCCGGCGCGGCGAGCCGTTCGGCGGCGCCCAGATCGTGATGTTCGGCGACCCTTACCAGCTCGCCCCCGTGCCGCCGCGCGGCGACGAACTGCGATACGTCCGTGACCACTACCGCTCGTTCTGGTTCTTCGACGCGCATGTGTGGACGGGTGGGTCGACCGGCTCGGCGACCGGTGGGGCTCTCCGCGACGGCCCCTCCCTCGAGGGCTTCGCCGAGCTCGGACCGTTCGGGGCCGATCTGCACATCCGCGAGCTCGTCGACATCCACCGGCAGGCCGACCCCGGGTTCAAGGCGCTGCTCAACGCCGTGCGGCACGGCATCGTGACCGCCGACATGGCGCAGATCCTCAACGACACCGGCGCGCGCAAGCCCCCCGAGCCCGTCGAGGGCGAAGTGCCCATCATCACGCTCGCCACCCGCAACGACATCGTGAACACCATCAACCGGCGTCACCTCGACGCTCTGGGCGGGCGCCTGCAGACCGCGAACGCCGAGATCAACGGCGATTTCGGCCGCGGCGACGCGTACCCGGCCGATGTCGAGCTGCAGCTCAAGGTCGGCGCTCAGGTGATGTTCCTCCGCAACGACATCGCGTCGTTCGGCGAGGCGCCGCGATGGGTCAACGGCACCATCGGCACCGTCACGCGCATCGCCGGCGGGTCGGTGCGGGTCGACGTCGAGGGTCAGGAATTCGACGTCGAGCCGGCCGTGTGGGAGAAGTTCCGCTACTCCTACGACCAGGGCTCCCGCTCGCTCTCGCGCGACGTGGTCGCCGAGTTCACGCAGTTCCCGCTGCGCCTCGCGTGGGCCGTGACGATCCACAAGTCCCAGGGGAAGACGTACGACCGGGCGATCATCGACCTGGGGTCGGGGGCATTCGCGCCGGGGCAGACCTACGTGGCGCTGTCGCGGCTGACCTCGCTCGACGGGCTCTACCTCACCCGACCGCTGCGGCCGAGGGACATCCAGGTCGACCCGGACGTGCGGCGGTTCATGGCCGACGTGCGCCGGGAGGCGGCATCCTGACCCGCGCCACCGGGGGAAGAGTCCCGCTCAGGCGACCTGCGTGGCCTTCGCCGCCGCAAGGTCTTCGAAGAGCTCGGTGTTGAAGCGGTAGGCGAGGAGCACCTCGTCAATGACTCGCTCCTGCTCGGCGGCATCCCACGGCGCGGCATCCAGCTGGTCGCGGTAGACGTCCTTGAAGGCCTTGGGGTCGGCGATGTCGCCGAAGAGGTAGAAGCCGATGCCGTTCGTCTCGAAGCCGAACCGTCGGGCCATGAGGCGTCCGATGAACTGACCGCCCGAGAGGTCGCCGAGGTAGCGCGTGTAGTGGTGGGCGACGAAGCCGCCGGCCCATGTCGCCCCCACCTGGTTGATCCGGTCGACGTACCGCCGGGTGGTCGGGAGCGGCTCGATGCGCTCCCGCCAGTCCGGGCCGACGAGGAACTCGAGGTCCGCCTCGAGGGCAGGCAGGCGGGTCAGCTTGTCGCTGATGAAGACGGATGCCACGGGGTCCCGGCGCATGCGCTCGGCCGCCGATTCGAGCGCGTCGTAGATGAACCAGTGCTGCACCACGAGCGCGATGTAGTCGTCGCGCGTCCCGTCGCCCTGGATGAGATCGGCCATGAACCCCGCGTGCTCGCTCGTCGAGTGGGCGGAGCTCGCTCGCTCGCGCAGCGCCGTGGAGAACGGGATCGGGTCGCTCATACCTTCATGGTAGCTCAAGGTAAGGGCGGCCTAAGTTACAGGTTCGCTAAGAGTGCGGCCGCGGCGGAACGCCCAGGCGAGCGCAGGCCTCGTCGTACAGCGCGACGATCTCGCGCCGCACGTGCGGCCGCTCCTCGATGGGTCCGCCCGGCCACGGGACTCGGACGACATCGGTCGTTCCGTCGCCACGGGTGGCGAGCCAGTCGCCGCCGTCCCCGTCGAAGCCCGTCATGACGGCGGCCGTGTAGTCGTCCGCCGCTCCGTAGGCCCGCGCGATCAGGAGGTTGTCGCCGGTGTGGTCGGCGTTCATGTGCCCGAGCACGCCGCGAACGACGGTGTCGTCGAATCGGAAGGTCATGCGTTTAGCCTAGGGACGGCGGAAACGGGAAACCCGCGCGCCTGTGTTTAGATGATCTGACGATCACCGGGGGGTGAGAGCTTGAGGCACCCTAGCCGCCTCCGCCGGACTTACGGCGTGATGGCGTTCACCCTGGCTGTCGCCATCGGCCTCACCGCATGCTCGGCGCCACCTGCGGCGCGCATCGATCTGCCCGAGCAGACGGACGCCCAGCTCTCCGACGACATGGTGACGCAGCTGCAGGGTGCCGTCAGCCACGCGATGGCCGCGACCGGGTCGCCCGGGGCGATCGTCGGCGTGTGGGCTCCGTGGGCCGGGGCCTGGGTCGCGGGCGTGGGCACCGAGCAGCCGGCCGGTGCCGGGGGAGCGGTGTCGGCGGACGACCGGTTCCGGGCCGCCCAGGTCACGCGCGCCATGACGTGCGATGTGCTGTACGCCCAGGTCGAGCGCGGTACGGTCGCCCTCGACGACCCGGTGACGGACTATGTGGCCGGGGTCGCCGACCTCACCGATGTGACGCTCGGGCAGCTCTGCGACGGCACCTCGGGCATCGGCGCCTACGCCGGGCAGCTCATGCCGCTCTGGCTCAACAAGCCCGATCGCACCTGGAACCCGCACGAACTGGCGAGCTACGGCCTCGGTCTCGAGCGGACCACGCCACCCGGAGCCTCCTATCGCGACTCCGACGCCGGCTACGTTCTCCTCGGCCTCGCCCTCGAGAAGGCCACCGGCGAGACCGCGTCCGCGCTCCTCAGCGAGTACGTGTTCGACCGCGTCGGGCTCTCGGCCACCCAGCTCCCGGCATCCGCTCCCGATTCCGGGGATGTGCTCCCCGGCTACGTCTCGCTCCCGGCTCCCGAGGGCGGACTCAACTGCGCGGCGCCCGTCGACATGTCTGCGCTGTCGCCCACCACGGGCTACACCGACTCGGGCGTCGTCACCGACATCCACGACCTGGGCCGGTATGCGCAGGCGCTCGCGACGAACGCCCTCGTCCCGCAGGGATTCAACCGGCTCGCGCACGAGGTGCCGGCATACGCCGGCGCGCCGTCTTGGCTGACGGTCGGCGGCGGCGTGTACCACGCGGGCTCGCTCATCGGCCAGTACGGGGCCGTGCCGGGCTACAACACGGCCACCTTCGCCGACCCCGACACCGGTCTCACCGTCGCCGTCGTGCTCAACAACTCGGCGGCGGGCGCGGGGCCTGCGGTGTGGCTCGCGTGGGAGCTCGCGGCCCTCGCCTCGAAGGCGCCTGCGGCTTCGGGCGAGACCGCGCCCGAAGCGGGTCTCCCGTGGACGGCCCAGCAGTACCACGACGCCATCACGGCGGCCGCCGTCTGCCCTATCCCCTGAGCCGGTGACGGCCCGCACCGGCCAGTCCACGGCCATCCTGCTCGTCATCGCGGGACTGGCGTGCCAGGAGGTCGGCGCCTCGCTCGCGGTCCTGCTGTTCCCGGAGGTCGGCGCGCTCGGCATGGTTATGCTGCGGCTCGTCTTCTCGGCGATCGTGCTCATGCTCATCGCGAGGCCGAAGCTCCGCGGGCACTCGCCATCCGGATGGCGGGCCGTCGTGGGCTTCGGCCTCGTCCTGGCCGTCATGAACGGGCTCTTCTACCTCGCTCTCGAACGGCTGCCCCTCGGCGTCACGGTCACGATCGAGGTGCTCGGCCCGCTGACGCTGTCGATCATCGCCGCGCGCCGGGCGTCGGCGTGGATCTGGGCCGCCGTCGCCTTCGCCGGCGTGCTGGCGCTGGGCGGCGGGGGATGGGAGCGCCTGGACCCGATCGGGGTGCTCTGCGCGCTCGGCGCGGCCGCCAGTTGGGCGTTCTACATCCTCGCGTCGGCCCGCGTCGGCCGCGAGTTCCCGAAACTCGACGGCCTGGCCATCGCGATGACCGTGGGCGCCGTCGTGGCGCTGCCGTTCGGGATCGTGTCTGCGGGCTCGGCGCTCCTGCGCCCCGAGATCCTCGGGCTGGGCGCCGCCGTCGCCATCCTGTCGTCGACGATCCCGTATGCGCTCGAACTCGTCGCACTGCGGCGGCTCGCGGCATCCGCGTTCGCGATCCTCATGAGCCTCGCCCCGGCGACGGCAGCGCTCGCGGGGTGGCTGCTGCTCGGCCAGGAGCTCTCGTGGCTCGAGATCCTCGGCATCGCGCTCGTGATCGTCGCCAGCATCGGCGCCGTGCGGTCTTCGCAGCGCGCGGCGCGCGAGACGGCCGAGCCGCTCGGGTGACGGATGCCGCGGCATCCGTCGACGGCGGAGCCGGGGTCAGCGACGCGCGATCGTGGAACCGCGGATGACGAGACGCACAGGGAGGTGGTGCGTCCCCTCGCCGATGTCGACGCCGTCGATCGCGTCGAACACGCGCTGCGCCGCGTGGCGGCCGAGATGCTGCAGGTTCGCGTCGATGCTCGTCAGCTCGGGGCGCGAGTTGGTGGCGAGGATCTCCCAGTTGTCGTAGCCGATCACGGCGAGGTCGTCGGGCACCTTGCGCCCGAGGTCGCGTGCCGTGTCGAGAACGCCGCGGGCGATCTGGTCGGACCCGCAGAAGATCGCGTCGACATCGGGATGCTGCGCGAGGAGCATGGCCGCGGCATCCCGTCCCCAGTGCTCGGACCACACCGAGAACATGGGCTCGCCGACGAGGCTGAGCCCCGCCGCCTCCAGCGCGGACCGTGCGCCCGCGAGGCGGTCCTGCGCGGCGGCATACGACGGGTCGCCGGTGATGTGGCCGATCCGGGTGCGCCCGCACGCGAGAAGGTGCTCGATCGCCATCCGGCCGCCGGCGTAGTTGTCGGGCGTAAGCGAGAGGTCGCGCGGGTCGTCGCTCGGCGCGTAGGCGTAGACGACCGGGACGGGGATCTCC
This genomic interval from Microbacterium sp. 4R-513 contains the following:
- a CDS encoding DEAD/DEAH box helicase; this encodes MIAPPLSREQEALFRLIEDTREHVFVTGRAGTGKSTLLQHLAWNTSKQIAVCAPTGVAALNVEGQTIHSLFKLPLGIIGSTDEPQSDATRKLLNAIDTLVIDEISMVNADLMDAIDRALRMARGRRGEPFGGAQIVMFGDPYQLAPVPPRGDELRYVRDHYRSFWFFDAHVWTGGSTGSATGGALRDGPSLEGFAELGPFGADLHIRELVDIHRQADPGFKALLNAVRHGIVTADMAQILNDTGARKPPEPVEGEVPIITLATRNDIVNTINRRHLDALGGRLQTANAEINGDFGRGDAYPADVELQLKVGAQVMFLRNDIASFGEAPRWVNGTIGTVTRIAGGSVRVDVEGQEFDVEPAVWEKFRYSYDQGSRSLSRDVVAEFTQFPLRLAWAVTIHKSQGKTYDRAIIDLGSGAFAPGQTYVALSRLTSLDGLYLTRPLRPRDIQVDPDVRRFMADVRREAAS
- a CDS encoding biliverdin-producing heme oxygenase codes for the protein MSDPIPFSTALRERASSAHSTSEHAGFMADLIQGDGTRDDYIALVVQHWFIYDALESAAERMRRDPVASVFISDKLTRLPALEADLEFLVGPDWRERIEPLPTTRRYVDRINQVGATWAGGFVAHHYTRYLGDLSGGQFIGRLMARRFGFETNGIGFYLFGDIADPKAFKDVYRDQLDAAPWDAAEQERVIDEVLLAYRFNTELFEDLAAAKATQVA
- a CDS encoding DUF2470 domain-containing protein produces the protein MTFRFDDTVVRGVLGHMNADHTGDNLLIARAYGAADDYTAAVMTGFDGDGGDWLATRGDGTTDVVRVPWPGGPIEERPHVRREIVALYDEACARLGVPPRPHS
- a CDS encoding serine hydrolase domain-containing protein, with translation MAFTLAVAIGLTACSAPPAARIDLPEQTDAQLSDDMVTQLQGAVSHAMAATGSPGAIVGVWAPWAGAWVAGVGTEQPAGAGGAVSADDRFRAAQVTRAMTCDVLYAQVERGTVALDDPVTDYVAGVADLTDVTLGQLCDGTSGIGAYAGQLMPLWLNKPDRTWNPHELASYGLGLERTTPPGASYRDSDAGYVLLGLALEKATGETASALLSEYVFDRVGLSATQLPASAPDSGDVLPGYVSLPAPEGGLNCAAPVDMSALSPTTGYTDSGVVTDIHDLGRYAQALATNALVPQGFNRLAHEVPAYAGAPSWLTVGGGVYHAGSLIGQYGAVPGYNTATFADPDTGLTVAVVLNNSAAGAGPAVWLAWELAALASKAPAASGETAPEAGLPWTAQQYHDAITAAAVCPIP
- a CDS encoding EamA family transporter, producing MTARTGQSTAILLVIAGLACQEVGASLAVLLFPEVGALGMVMLRLVFSAIVLMLIARPKLRGHSPSGWRAVVGFGLVLAVMNGLFYLALERLPLGVTVTIEVLGPLTLSIIAARRASAWIWAAVAFAGVLALGGGGWERLDPIGVLCALGAAASWAFYILASARVGREFPKLDGLAIAMTVGAVVALPFGIVSAGSALLRPEILGLGAAVAILSSTIPYALELVALRRLAASAFAILMSLAPATAALAGWLLLGQELSWLEILGIALVIVASIGAVRSSQRAARETAEPLG
- a CDS encoding LacI family DNA-binding transcriptional regulator, translating into MLSSDGAARAATLSDVARMAGVSIATASKALNGRGDVASATRQRVRAAADSLAFTPNAMARGLLAGRTGTVGLLTSDLEGRFMLPILMGAEDAFGAGKVSVFLCDARGDAIREQHHLTALLSRRVDGIIVVGRQTDPRPSLGQEIPVPVVYAYAPSDDPRDLSLTPDNYAGGRMAIEHLLACGRTRIGHITGDPSYAAAQDRLAGARSALEAAGLSLVGEPMFSVWSEHWGRDAAAMLLAQHPDVDAIFCGSDQIARGVLDTARDLGRKVPDDLAVIGYDNWEILATNSRPELTSIDANLQHLGRHAAQRVFDAIDGVDIGEGTHHLPVRLVIRGSTIARR